The Podospora pseudocomata strain CBS 415.72m chromosome 3, whole genome shotgun sequence genome window below encodes:
- a CDS encoding hypothetical protein (COG:G; EggNog:ENOG503NXBD), translated as MTMFSNYTFDSGNKEQPTNNNGAITSSNSSTSATTGGENKRKMIITPPSTSTASWESSSSDSLEKGGGEEEYDDDDPFERGRGKYNRSRRQDVDDGEEQSPMTVKRKPNPRKELSFTAEEERAVVRKFDKKVVVLMAVLYMLAFLDRSNIGNARIANMDSDLQSNPPNPQFYSHALSSFYLAYLLFEWMAILWRLIPAHIYVSVLVASWGVVACLQGIATSYPVLIVLRFLLGIGEAGFTGVPFYLSFFFKREELALRTAVFISAAPLATSFSSTLAFAITSLSSLIPLAPWRLLFLLEGLPCILIAPLAYSLLPSTPSTAPFLTTRQKKIARFRLPPPSPPSTSSSLTALRDPIAWTTSLIILLTNLAYSSLPAFLPTILTSMGHTPLSSQALSAPPYLLSFLAVLITAYLSDLYRTRGPFLVFHAFFSCAGYLLLSLSQSLSLPPGSWVRYCAVFPAAVGFFNVVVLTIAWNVNNQHGDPKAKSVGFALMQIVGQLGPLAATRLYPDRDGPYYTFGMGVCAAAMGMVVVLAVGLRVYMRRENQKWEREQGERGGEEGVMLMDRGGGGDQERGGGEEERGFRYML; from the exons ATGACCATGTTCAGCAACTACACCTTCGACAGCGGCAACAAAgaacaaccaaccaacaacaatggGGCCATCACCTCTTCCAATTCTTCAACGTCAGCCACAACCGGTGGTgaaaacaagagaaaaatGATCATCACACCTCCCAGCACGAGCACCGCCTCTTGGGAgtcttcatcatcagacTCGCTTGAgaagggcgggggggaggaggagtatgacgacgatgacccCTTCGAAAGGGGTAGGGGGAAATACAACCGGAGTCGAAGACAGGATGTTGACGACGGTGAGGAGCAATCACCCATGACAGTGAAGAGGAAACCCAACCCAAGAAAGGAACTCAGCTTcactgccgaggaggagagggctgTAGTAAGAAAATTTGAcaagaaggtggtggttctcATGGCGGTGTTGTACATGCTTGCGTTTCTTGATCGGTCGA ACATCGGCAACGCAAGAATAGCCAACATGGACAGCGACCTCCAGTCTAACCCGCCAAACCCGCAGTTTTATTCCCATGCCCTCTCGTCGTTTTATCTGGCGTATCTCCTGTTTGAGTGGATGGCTATTCTTTGGAGACTAATACCGGCGCATATCTACGTCTCGGTGTTGGTAGCCTCGtggggagtggtggcttgCCTGCAGGGGATAGCGACGAGCTACCCTGTGCTCATCGTCTTGAGGTTCTTGCTCGGGATCGGGGAGGCGGGCTTCACCGGGGTGCCGTTTTATTTGAGTTTTTTCTtcaagagggaggagctggcttTGAGAACGGCGGTTTTCATCTCTG CCGCCCCCCTagcaacctccttctcctccaccctcgccttcgcgatcacctccctctcctccctcatccccctcgccCCCTGGCGCCTACTATTCCTCCTCGAAGGCCTCCCCTGCATCCTCATCGCCCCGCTCGcctactccctcctcccctccaccccctccaccgcccccttcctcaccacccgccaGAAGAAAATCGCCCGtttccgcctccctcccccatcacccccttccacctcctccagcctaACCGCCCTGCGCGACCCGATAGCATGGACAACCTCCCTGATAATCCTCCTCACAAACCTAGCctactcctccctcccagccTTTTTGCCAACGATCCTAACCTCAATGGgccacacccccctctcctcccaagcccTCTCCGCACCTCCCTACCTCTTATCATTCCTCGCAGTCCTGATAACAGCATACCTATCAGACCTCTACCGCACCCGCGGccccttcctcgtcttccacGCTTTTTTCTCCTGTGCCGGGTACCTCCTCCTATCCCTCTCccaatccctctccctcccccccggcaGCTGGGTTCGGTATTGTGCAGtcttcccagcagcagtgggCTTCTTCAACGTCGTCGTCCTGACGATAGCATGGAAcgtcaacaaccaacacGGCGACCCCAAAGCAAAGAGCGTGGGGTTCGCGCTCATGCAAATAGTTGGACAGCTTGGCCCGTTGGCAGCTACGAGGTTGTATCCCGACCGCGACGGGCCGTATTACACctttgggatgggggtttgtgCAGCGgcgatggggatggtggtggttttggcggtggggttgagggtgtaCATGCGGAGGGAGAACCAaaagtgggagagggagcagggggagaggggtggagaggagggggttatgCTGATGGatagggggggaggaggtgaccaggaaaggggaggaggggaagaggagagggggtttaGGTATATGCTttga
- a CDS encoding hypothetical protein (EggNog:ENOG503NY7S; COG:S) encodes MTSTSSTASHLPTCRPTTSSSSSSSTTTTDNEMVGILSLPPEIFHGILSLLDPKDLGNLPRVCKGFRDFVEGNNPLCRDVYCRILDKPASATGIDFVQEVRDLLHLEQVVSAGWLIPDDGDFTKTNELAMRELPFVHRTITRLLSHIPSLEQGLEEGPSRLVNAETYHRSATCEYLARVLEEAPRSAFDENWNGVLQGFFYQSTIFKRIPKHPQRPFPVISPKTVRRSLGEVVDEEERERRRMSAHLHCLLGIQDLLRDVTSGSSLKKWSLPERAYATACAKVYDIREYKREETGWGPFYTPEGEEGKGLRVDWEKAEAIMIVLGTNLRAKGLAFFDAVEHVWGKRFGGVWEGSYIPWVPENALASLEDKKVEGEEEEEEEEEQEERERRLKLEEIAKRDPYGVKGTWLRVVCFLDYTDFFHFNFHNHEGEGQAAEAPREPLNTGEAVRLILMKVHATKIEPADPEAGDHEDWPVVHFEGQSRALDWSWDGNADSELRGTVRMTREGEVRWTTYSIYDGEERWKSEGFQLGGRRSARGVVGNWFDKDYSEHGPCGPTAFWKVADHEYDSNSDETGEMLNNLLPLRTPFFSPMELALVLTVVVDNDDDDDDSDDPDAEENEDSDEHVSESDEVDEEEEEEEEGEDEDEDLDHELEEELETEAMGVFGGGNATGSGSPPGQGLRGGGGENDGGNDDRENRDRDGHSDVAGREHAGIEPPSDAESNVESEDEGWPYEDGYDPYEEEEAYMQEMAQLPRYELNADYRRFNDMMVARFQIGMPEPEDDEYLEP; translated from the exons ATgacatcaacatcctcaaccgCAAGTCACCTCCCGACTTGCcgccccaccacctcctcctcctcttcatctaGCACGACAACAACCGACAACGAGATGGTGGGCATTTTGAGCCTCCCGCCCGAGATATTCCACGGGATACTCTCCCTTCTTGACCCGAAGGACTTGGGGAACTTGCCACGGGTTTGTAAAGGGTTTAGGGATTTTGTCGAGGGGAATAACCCGCTTTGTAGGGATGTTTATTGCAGGATTTTG GACAAACCAGCCTCGGCGACGGGCATTGATTTCGTTCAGGAAGTGAGGGATCTGCTTCATCTGGAGCAGGTTGTTTCTGCGGGGTGGCTTATTCCTGATGATGGGGACTTTACGAAGACCAATGAGTTGGCTATGCGGGAGCTGCCGTTTGTTCATCGGACTATAACCAGACTGCTGAGTCATATCCCTTCTCTTGAGCAAGGGCTTGAGGAGGGTccgtcgaggttggtgaatGCGGAGACGTACCATCGATCGGCGACTTGTGAGTATCTGGCCcgggtgctggaggaggcgccaAGGTCGGCGTTTGATGAGAATTGGAATGGGGTTCTTCAAGGGTTTTTTTACCAGTCGACGATTTTTAAGAGGATTCCGAAGCACCCTCAGCGACCTTTTCCTGTCATCAGCCCgaagacggtgaggaggtcgttgggggaggtggtggacgaggaggagagggagaggaggcggatgagtGCGCATTTGCATTGTTTGTTGGGGATTCAGGACTTGCTGAGGGATGTCACGAGCGGGAGCTCGCTGAAGAAGTGGAGTTTGCCTGAGAGGGCTTATGCGACTGCTTGTGCGAAGGTGTATGATATTCGGGAGTATaagagggaggagacgggTTGGGGACCGTTTTATACGcccgagggggaggaggggaaggggttgagggttgaTTGGGAGAAGGCGGAGGCGATTATGATTGTGTTGGGGACGAATTTGCGGGCGAAGGGGTTGGCGTTTTTTGATGCGGTGGAGCATGTCTGGGGGAAGAGGTTTGGGGGTGTGTGGGAGGGGAGTTATATCCCTTGGGTGCCGGAGAATGCGCTTGCCAGTTTGGAGGAtaagaaggtggagggggaggaggaggaggaggaggaggaagagcaggaggagagggagaggaggttgaagttggaggagattgcAAAGAGGGATCCGTATGGGGTCAAGGGGACTTGGTTGAGGGTTGTCTGCTTCCTCGATTATACAGATTTTTTCCATTTCAACTTTCACAACCACGAGGGGGAGGGTCAGGCGGCCGAAGCGCCGAGGGAGCCGCTGAATACTGGTGAGGCGGTGAGGCTTATTCTTATGAAGGTTCATGCCACCAAGATTGAGCCTGCGGATCCTGAGGCGGGAGATCATGAGGACTGGCCGGTTGTTCATTTTGAGGGACAGTCTAGGGCGCTGGACTGGTCTTGGGATGGGAATGCGGATTCGGAGTTGAGGGGGAcggtgaggatgacgagggagggggaggtgaggtggacGACGTATTCAATTTATGACGGGGAGGAGCGGTGGAAGAGCGAGGGGTTCCAgcttggtgggaggaggtctgccaggggtgttgttgggaatTGGTTTGATAA GGACTACAGCGAACACGGCCCCTGCGGCCCGACGGCTTTCTGGAAGGTGGCTGACCACGAGTATGACTCCAACTCGGACGAGACCGGGGAGATGCTGAACAATCTGTTGCCACTTCGTACGcctttcttctctcccaTGGAGCTTGCTCTTGTCCTGACGGTTGTAGTcgacaatgacgacgacgacgacgactcggACGATCCGGATGCtgaggagaatgaggatAGCGATGAGCATGTGTCTGAGTCGGATGaagttgatgaggaggaggaggaggaggaggagggggaagacgaggatgaggatttggatcatgagcttgaggaggagcttgagacggaggcgatgggggtgtttggtGGGGGTAATGCCACTGGCTCGGGTTCACCTCCGGGGCAGGGGTTgcgcggtggcggtggtgagaatGATGGGGGGAATGATGATAGGGAAAACCGAGACAGGGACGGCCACAGCGATGTGGCTGGCAGAGAGCACGCGGGCATTGAACCGCCTTCTGATGCCGAGTCGAATGTCGAATctgaagatgaaggatgGCCTTATGAGGACGGGTATGATCCgtatgaggaggaggaggcataTATGCAGGAGATGGCTCAGCTGCCGCGGTATGAGCTCAATGCGGATTACAGGCGGTTCAATGATATGATGGTGGCGAGGTTTCAGATCGGGATGCCGGAgcctgaggatgatgagtaTTTGGAGCCGTGA
- a CDS encoding hypothetical protein (EggNog:ENOG503NV77; COG:S), which yields MASVLASQPSEIKPPAPPARTMQSMPPQQELTPPENIKQEHEDHERGRTRSRSDDKDVDGLDLDDAEDGGDGAHSSNSEGPARKRRRSRKGQEKKFECPEKGCGKSYSRAEHLYRHQLNHNPKQVYKCGIGDCQRTFVRLDLCNRHKDRHTAKGSALNRKDSLMSQASPITDNRSPFMTAGSASPEVNRPGTAYNKGRALTMQFQSPKNGMPYSPMGNTPPAGYPNGGSNGPVDYMHHDHNNYGHMSQRQPLHSPGGPQRPSIQTSVGPYGVLSPVSNQPGYHSQPSGTPQSAGGMSYVPPQNFPPFSLPPSEFPTSSAGGVDREEQQQAYAPPTSTEYNDQHQQPGGEMMLLDQMAMPQTMPVFGSDSMLNKSPYVGMPEDFMAYLFNTAHTDGSPMAVPIQGGGYNYGEFSSQFSVPYYGNDPSQMGYFPPSTAPQQIMSVTNLLDQNLPESVISDEKSAEIFEFIKERFHENGQAPVERQREGILEGDRNDDSHMLSRKMMQAYIGSYWVHFSDQVPILHKPTFSPEKTPNLLLIAMMTIGAACLDKTHGQKVTKAGAQLSNFLAWHLRWEMFQDPNCRPPAKLWVFQTLLLLELYEKMYSTRELHERAHIHHATTITLMRRGRALIGKSALDSPPNPRDDKTNGSRHSSTSGMAHTPSEWWNHWIAGESTRRAAFAAFVIDSIHATMFGHSTVMVAHEMRLPLPCDDKLWKATSGAEVGRIESQLLAVGNKPVAFLEGLKRTLSGHEVQTNSFGRTILMAGLLSVSWHMNQRDLQVNSLGGPVGQALGGRDKWRATLTRAFDSWKGDFDKTLFKRGEASADPYFHTPDHSEANVVFESRIVLHHLAHMAMHVDIVDCQMHARAKRLLGRAIGQQDVSSASKRMREWAPTAKARDATYYALKFLNSVLQPDRVATPSSNGYGRYDEIYSARDDVLLNRPWVLYFAALVVWCYGFALEGPSPETPVPTTQQDKVRQMREYLAKYGNPASPEELKTMKGISHNTSMLMILKDTFEVTRWQLLHEGATLLSNCINLNMGQMH from the exons ATGGCTTCTGTTCTCGCATCCCAGCCAAGTGAAATCAaacctccagcaccaccggcGCGAACTATGCAGTCCATGCCCCCTCAGCAGGAGCTCACGCCTCCTGAAAACATAAAACAGGAGCACGAAGACCATGAGAGAGGCCGCACACGTAGCCGATCTGACGACAAAGATGTGGATGGTCTCGATCTAgatgatgccgaggatggcggggatggtgctCACTCGTCCAACTCGGAAGGCCCCGCGCGGAAACGTAGGCGAAGCCGGAAGggccaggagaagaagtttgAGTGTCCTGAGAAGGGTTGCGGGAAGAGCTACTCGAGGGCAGAGCATCT CTACCGCCATCAGCTCAACCATAACCCGAAGCAAGTGTACAAGTGCGGCATCGGTGACTGCCAGAGGACCTTCGTCCGGCTCGATCTTTGCAATCGTCACAAGGACCGACACACGGCAAAGGGGTCTGCTCTCAACCGGAAAGACTCGCTGATGAGTCAAGCCTCACCCATCACAGATAACCGATCTCCATTTATGACGGCGGGCTCTGCCTCTCCTGAAGTCAACAGGCCAGGCACGGCATACAACAAGGGCCGGGCTTTGACCATGCAATTTCAGTCTCCAAAGAACGGCATGCCGTACAGTCCAATGGGCAACACGCCACCGGCTGGCTATCCAAACGGAGGATCCAATGGTCCCGTCGACTACATGCACCACGACCATAACAACTACGGGCATATGTCTCAACGACAGCCACTTCATTCTCCAGGCGGTCCTCAACGGCCTTCCATTCAGACCAGCGTTGGTCCTTACGGCGTTTTATCACCTGTTTCGAACCAGCCAGGATACCACAGCCAGCCATCGGGAACTCCCCAGTCGGCGGGCGGGATGTCCTATGTTCCACCACAAAACTTCCCTCCATTCAGTCTGCCGCCATCCGAGTTTCCTACTTCGTCAGCCGGGGGTGTTGATCGTGaagaacagcagcaggcgtATGCGCCACCGACCTCGACCGAATACAAtgatcagcatcagcagccagGAGGTGAAATGATGTTGCTTGATCAAATGGCCATGCCTCAAACAATGCCCGTGTTTGGCAGCGACAGCATGTTGAACAAGTCGCCTTATGTCGGCATGCCGGAGGATTTCATGGCGTACCTGTTCAACACCGCACACACGGATGGTTCTCCAATGGCTGTGCCGATTCAAGGGGGAGGGTACAA CTATGGGGAGTTCTCCAGCCAGTTTAGTGTGCCTTACTACGGCAATGATCCAAGCCAGATGGGCTACTTCCCACCTTCAACAGCACCACAGCAGATCATGTCCGTCACTAACCTTTTGGATCAAAACCTCCCCGAGTCGGTCATTTCAGACGAGAAGAGCGCCGAGATCTTCGAGTTTATCAAGGAAAGATTCCACGAAAATGGCCAGGCGCCAGTCGAGCGGCAACGCGAAGGCATCCTCGAAGGCGATCGCAACGACGACTCACACATGCTCAGCCGCAAGATGATGCAGGCGTACATCGGCTCGTACTGGGTTCACTTTAGCGATCAGGTTCCCATTTTGCATAAGCCGACCTTCTCCCCAGAAAAGACGCCGAATCTGCTGTTGATTGCCATGATGACGATCGGTGCCGCCTGTCTTGACAAGACTCACGGTCAGAAGGTGACCAAAGCTGGTgcccagctctccaactTTTTGGCGTGGCATCTCAGGTGGGAAATGTTCCAGGATCCCAACTGCCGGCCGCCGGCGAAGCTGTGGGTTTTCCAGacgctcctcctgctcgaACTATACGAAAAGATGTACTCGACCCGCGAGCTTCACGAGAGGGCACATATTCACCATGCCACTACCATCACTCTCATGCGTCGCGGGCGAGCCCTCATCGGCAAGTCCGCTTTGGATTCGCCACCGAATCCCAGAGATGACAAGACCAACGGCTCCAGACACTCGTCGACATCGGGTATGGCGCACACTCCGAGCGAGTGGTGGAACCACTGGATCGCTGGCGAGTCGACGCGGCGCGCAGCCTTTGCCGCCTTTGTTATCGACTCTATTCACGCCACCATGTTTGGACATTCCACCGTCATGGTGGCCCACGAGATGCGCCTGCCGTTGCCTTGTGACGATAAGTTGTGGAAGGCCACAAGCGGTGCCGAGGTGGGCAGGATCGAGTCACAGCTCTTGGCTGTGGGCAACAAGCCGGTCGCCTTCTTGGAAGGTCTCAAGCGGACACTGAGCGGCCACGAGGTGCAGACGAACTCGTTTGGCCGCACCATTCTAATGGCCGGCTTGCTCAGTGTCAGTTGGCACATGAACCAGAGAGATCTTCAAGTCAACTCTCTCGGCGGCCCGGTCGGACAAGCTCTCGGCGGGCGGGACAAGTGGCGGGCTACCTTGACGAGGGCTTTCGACTCGTGGAAGGGCGACTTTGACAAGACGTTGTTCAAGCGCGGCGAGGCGTCGGCCGACCCCTATTTTCACACACCCGACCACAGCGAAGCCAATGTCGTGTTTGAGAGCCGGAtcgtcctccaccacctggcCCACATGGCCATGCACGTGGACATCGTCGACTGCCAGATGCACGCGCGAGCAAAGAGATTGCTCGGTCGAGCGATTGGGCAGCAGGATGTCTCCAGCGCTTCGAAGCGGATGAGAGAGTGGGCCCCGACGGCAAAGGCGCGCGACGCGACGTACTACGCCCTCAAGTTCCTGAACTCGGTGCTCCAGCCTGATCGAGTGGCGACTCCCAGCTCCAACGGATACGGCCGGTACGACGAGATTTACTCGGCCCGCGACGACGTCCTGCTCAACAGGCCCTGGGTTCTCTACTTTGCCGctctggtggtgtggtgctATGGGTTTGCTCTCGAGGGACCCAGCCCGGAAACGCCTGTGCCGACCACTCAGCAGGACAAGGTCCGTCAGATGCGGGAGTACCTGGCCAAGTATGGCAACCCGGCGTCGCCAGAGGAGCTCAAGACTATGAAGGGGATCAGCCACAACACGTCTATGCTGATGATTTTGAAGGACACCTTTGAGGTGACGAGGTGGCAGCTGCTCCACGAGGGTGCTACTCTGCTGAGCAATTGTATTAATCTGAACATGGGGCAGATGCATTAG